Proteins encoded in a region of the Myxococcales bacterium genome:
- a CDS encoding thiazole synthase, translating to MSSEDRLQIGPHSFGSRLFVGTGKYKSVDETRAALEASGAEVVTVALRRVDLNERGEGSLMQLLMSKRWTILPNTAGCFTADDAVRTLRLARELGIADLVKLEVIGDPRTLYPDNEETVAAAKQLVKEGFTVLPYCIDDPIVCRKLEDAGCAAVMPLAAPIGSGLGIRNPYNLQIILEQAKVPVIVDAGVGTASDAAVALELGCHGVLMNTAIAEAKDPVLMATAMREAVSAGRKAFLAGRMPKRLHANASSPSAGLIE from the coding sequence ATGTCCAGCGAAGATCGTTTGCAGATCGGCCCGCACAGCTTCGGCTCGCGTTTGTTCGTGGGCACCGGTAAGTACAAGAGTGTCGACGAGACCCGCGCGGCCCTCGAGGCCTCCGGCGCCGAGGTGGTCACCGTGGCGCTGCGGCGCGTGGACCTGAACGAGCGCGGTGAGGGCTCGCTGATGCAGCTCTTGATGAGCAAACGCTGGACGATTCTGCCGAACACCGCCGGCTGCTTCACCGCCGACGACGCCGTGCGCACGCTGCGCCTGGCGCGCGAGCTCGGCATCGCCGATCTGGTGAAGCTCGAGGTGATCGGCGATCCGCGCACGCTCTACCCCGACAACGAAGAGACCGTCGCCGCGGCGAAACAGCTGGTGAAGGAGGGCTTCACGGTGCTGCCGTATTGCATCGACGATCCCATCGTGTGTCGCAAGCTCGAGGACGCCGGCTGCGCTGCGGTGATGCCACTGGCCGCGCCGATTGGCTCCGGGCTCGGGATCCGCAACCCCTACAACCTCCAGATCATCCTGGAGCAGGCCAAGGTGCCGGTGATCGTCGACGCGGGGGTCGGCACGGCGAGTGACGCGGCGGTCGCCCTCGAGCTCGGCTGCCACGGGGTGCTGATGAACACCGCCATCGCGGAGGCCAAGGATCCCGTCCTGATGGCAACTGCCATGCGGGAGGCGGTGAGCGCCGGTCGCAAGGCGTTTCTGGCGGGCCGCATGCCGAAGCGCCTGCACGCGAACGCGTCGAGCCCGAGCGCCGGACTGATCGAGTAG
- a CDS encoding IgGFc-binding protein, which produces MRTCESSGKLSLFRTARLTLGAALGFLLVQSCGFDRADRFLIGDTKSPPLCTVDDMRCTTGIERCEKGANGLVWASVEDCAASGLVCVPDAFVCKKCLPGSRRCDGQTTVLCDSSGDTEASGETCDTTQGVACRAGQCVNLCSKAKQERSNVGCEYWAVDLDNANVGASLNAAAQQYSVVVSNPQPDVYVDVDIERDDSLPGDPNAPASVAKAKIPPLSLRVFQLGPREVDGSPDGEFNTGTHTALTRHAYRVKSTYPVVAYQFNPLYNAAVFSNDASLLKPVEALYVAPGTLTRSYVALGWPQTIASTDDPNTNFNPSDPVDLRAFLTIVGTRPNTKVRVESRAKIIGGGPVKPTAIGGVVELELSPFDVLNLETDDFNADFTGSVIWADQPVVVFSGSEASDAPYFKTLSERRCCADHLEEQLDPIGTAGTLFVATISANRSQMVAAAGATIGVVSQPEYFRVIAVTEAGAKIKTSLPGEFAELSLSGRGAYADLVSTREFLLQSDAPVMFQSVSASQDDGGVPRGLPGGDPSSIIIPPVQQFRKSYVFLTPDKYNFDFVRIIAPPGANIVLDGTPVTNIDACVPVPGDGLTEAERGGPTPPYVVYRCQLSFPVIDPALTIDKVSAGLQDDGVHRIDADVPVGVLVDGFDAYVSYAYAAGTELTQIVPE; this is translated from the coding sequence ATGCGCACCTGTGAGTCGAGCGGCAAACTCTCGCTCTTTCGCACCGCCCGCCTGACCCTCGGCGCCGCCCTCGGGTTCTTGCTCGTACAGAGCTGCGGCTTCGATCGTGCCGATCGCTTCCTGATCGGCGACACCAAGAGTCCTCCGCTGTGCACGGTCGATGACATGCGCTGCACCACCGGCATCGAGCGCTGCGAAAAAGGCGCCAATGGCCTGGTATGGGCCAGCGTCGAGGACTGCGCCGCGTCGGGGCTCGTGTGCGTGCCCGATGCCTTCGTGTGCAAGAAGTGCCTGCCCGGCTCACGCCGGTGCGACGGGCAGACCACGGTTTTGTGCGACTCGAGCGGCGACACTGAGGCCAGCGGTGAGACCTGCGACACCACCCAAGGCGTCGCCTGCCGCGCTGGTCAATGCGTGAACCTGTGCTCCAAGGCCAAGCAAGAGCGCAGCAACGTCGGCTGCGAATACTGGGCCGTCGATCTGGACAACGCCAACGTCGGGGCCAGCCTCAACGCAGCGGCGCAGCAGTACTCCGTCGTGGTCAGCAACCCGCAGCCCGACGTGTACGTGGACGTCGACATCGAGCGCGACGACAGCCTGCCCGGCGACCCGAACGCGCCGGCGAGCGTGGCAAAGGCCAAGATCCCGCCGCTCAGCCTGCGAGTATTCCAGCTCGGGCCGCGAGAGGTCGACGGCTCCCCGGACGGTGAGTTCAACACCGGTACACACACCGCCCTCACCCGTCACGCCTATCGCGTCAAGAGCACCTACCCGGTCGTCGCGTATCAGTTCAATCCGCTCTACAACGCGGCGGTTTTCTCCAACGACGCCTCGCTGCTCAAGCCGGTCGAGGCGCTGTACGTTGCGCCGGGCACCTTGACCCGTTCGTACGTCGCCCTCGGCTGGCCCCAGACGATTGCCAGCACCGACGATCCCAACACCAACTTCAACCCGTCCGACCCCGTCGATTTGCGGGCTTTTCTCACGATTGTCGGCACCCGCCCGAACACCAAGGTGCGCGTCGAGTCGCGCGCCAAGATCATCGGCGGCGGCCCGGTGAAGCCCACCGCCATCGGCGGAGTCGTGGAGCTCGAGCTCTCGCCCTTCGACGTCTTGAACCTCGAGACGGACGACTTCAACGCCGACTTCACCGGCTCGGTGATCTGGGCCGATCAGCCCGTCGTGGTCTTCAGCGGCAGCGAGGCCAGTGACGCTCCCTACTTCAAGACGCTCTCGGAGCGCCGCTGCTGCGCCGATCATCTGGAGGAGCAGCTCGATCCCATCGGCACCGCCGGCACGCTGTTCGTCGCCACCATTTCTGCCAATCGCTCACAGATGGTCGCTGCGGCCGGAGCGACCATCGGGGTCGTGTCCCAACCCGAGTACTTCCGGGTGATCGCGGTGACGGAGGCGGGCGCGAAGATCAAGACCTCGCTGCCGGGCGAGTTTGCCGAGCTCAGCCTGAGCGGGCGCGGCGCCTACGCCGATCTGGTCTCGACCCGGGAGTTCCTGCTCCAGAGCGACGCGCCGGTGATGTTCCAGAGTGTGTCGGCGAGCCAGGACGACGGAGGGGTACCGCGCGGTCTGCCCGGAGGCGATCCGAGCAGCATCATCATCCCGCCCGTGCAGCAGTTCCGAAAGAGCTACGTGTTCCTGACGCCGGACAAGTACAACTTCGACTTCGTGCGCATCATCGCGCCGCCCGGCGCCAACATCGTGCTCGACGGGACGCCGGTGACGAACATCGACGCCTGTGTTCCCGTCCCTGGCGACGGCCTCACGGAGGCCGAGCGCGGCGGCCCGACGCCGCCCTACGTGGTGTACCGCTGCCAGCTGAGTTTCCCGGTCATCGATCCGGCCCTGACCATCGACAAGGTGAGCGCGGGACTCCAGGACGACGGTGTGCACCGCATCGACGCGGACGTGCCCGTGGGGGTGTTGGTCGACGGCTTCGACGCCTACGTCAGCTACGCCTACGCCGCCGGCACCGAGCTCACCCAGATCGTGCCCGAGTAA
- a CDS encoding class I tRNA ligase family protein: MAETPFEPVPTELDFPRYERQILDLWRSRRIFEKSLELRGPDAPHFVFYEGPPTANGVPHNGHVLTRVMKDLFPRYQSMLGKRVLRKGGWDTHGLPVEVEVEKELRIHGKAAIEQYGVEPFVARCIESVFRYTTEWERLTERIGFWLSLPDAYVTYHKTYVESVWWALSNLFDKGLLYQGHKVVWWWAQGGTALSSAEVGLGYKSVDDPSVFLLFPLVDQPDTSLVVWTTTPWTLPSNGYAAVRPGARYDVVKVGAPREQKGKPARALSLATPNLIVASELREAVAAKLGHDLEVLETLSGEELVGKRYTPPFDTYHRERAELRVELRAGGDDSMWWRVIAEDFVTLDTGAGIVHVAPAFGEDDNKAHAKQLRRYARPDEVELISAVNPDGSFKVEAGKYAGRWVKDCDKDILAELGERKLLLHEELYRHDYPFCWRSDEDPLIQMARPAWFIRTTERLADAMADNQAVSWLPEHLKEGRFGDFLRNNVDWALSRERFWGTPLNIWVCSADAEHKHAPSSVAQIEQLNPVAFKHFYEAKKLDPTLSPHLIVHKPWIDQVVFPCPTCGAEMRRVTEVIDCWFDSGCMPFAQWGFPHAEGSVAKFDDAFPADFISEAIDQTRGWFYSLLMISALVFDEPTQKKLGLSAVRGFPHPYKHCIVLGHVCDKEGKKESKSRGNYTPPEIILDRVRMEFGVLAEAHGAVAADGEALIAREDLEGMDLADGAKVVVYRADAPNDKRSVTLKAQKKLPRRVVLLSQGDRAALGAEPIRTGLQTMPVEVPRAVSAERVMIEDESTPAPGADAFRWFFYAASPPWSNTRHSLSNVRLLQKDFHVKLRNVYSFFTIYANIDGWRATNPAHAGRPPAERCLLDRWMLSEVALTVRDVRAALDEYLSYDAAMRLVELVEALSNWYVRRSRPRFWAKGLEADKCDAYATLYQALTTLAELSAPFVPFFSEEIYQNLVVRAGVVGAKESVHFADYPVPEPSTIDAALAREMALVRQVVSLGHTARTANKLKVRQPLSRADVVFNDKDALGRLESHRSLVAEELNVHDVRFMFPGHEQGAVSFKLKPNFRTLGPRLGKRVQEVKKALDGLDGSTLFAELSSAGKISLELDGERLDFSPEEIEVSVSAAEGFAAETGKVGVVVLHTTLTPELLDEGLLRELVSRVQAARKELGLEFTDRVGLGVYGSERVVRIAQASCAHLESECLAEELAVGAPEARPASAKELSIGEETLWLSVARR; the protein is encoded by the coding sequence ATGGCCGAGACCCCCTTCGAACCCGTCCCCACCGAGCTCGATTTTCCGCGCTACGAGCGGCAGATCCTCGATCTGTGGAGGTCCCGGCGCATCTTCGAAAAGTCCCTCGAGTTGCGCGGGCCCGACGCGCCCCACTTCGTCTTCTACGAAGGGCCCCCTACCGCCAACGGCGTGCCGCACAACGGCCACGTGCTCACCCGCGTGATGAAAGACCTCTTCCCGCGCTACCAATCCATGCTCGGCAAACGCGTGCTGCGCAAGGGCGGCTGGGACACCCACGGCCTGCCCGTCGAGGTCGAGGTCGAGAAAGAACTGCGCATCCACGGCAAGGCCGCCATCGAACAGTACGGCGTCGAGCCCTTCGTCGCCCGCTGCATCGAGAGTGTCTTCCGCTACACCACCGAGTGGGAGCGCCTCACCGAGCGCATCGGCTTCTGGCTGAGCTTGCCCGACGCCTACGTCACCTATCACAAGACCTACGTCGAGAGCGTCTGGTGGGCGCTGTCGAACCTGTTCGACAAGGGCCTGCTCTACCAAGGACACAAGGTCGTGTGGTGGTGGGCACAGGGTGGCACCGCGCTGTCGAGCGCCGAGGTCGGCCTCGGTTACAAGAGCGTCGACGACCCCAGCGTGTTCCTGCTGTTCCCCCTCGTCGACCAGCCGGACACCTCCCTCGTGGTCTGGACGACCACCCCCTGGACCCTGCCCTCGAACGGCTACGCGGCGGTGCGCCCGGGCGCTCGCTACGACGTCGTGAAGGTCGGCGCGCCCCGCGAGCAAAAGGGCAAACCCGCCCGCGCGCTGTCGCTTGCCACCCCCAACCTGATCGTCGCGAGCGAGCTGCGCGAGGCCGTCGCGGCGAAGCTCGGGCACGACCTCGAGGTGCTCGAGACGCTCAGCGGGGAAGAGCTGGTGGGCAAACGCTACACTCCGCCCTTCGACACCTATCACCGCGAACGCGCTGAGCTCCGGGTCGAGCTCAGGGCCGGCGGCGACGACTCCATGTGGTGGCGGGTGATCGCCGAAGACTTCGTCACCCTCGACACCGGAGCGGGCATCGTGCACGTGGCGCCGGCGTTTGGTGAGGACGACAACAAAGCCCACGCCAAACAGCTGCGGCGTTACGCGCGACCCGACGAGGTCGAGCTCATCAGCGCGGTGAACCCCGACGGCAGCTTCAAGGTCGAGGCGGGCAAATACGCCGGCCGCTGGGTGAAGGACTGCGACAAGGATATCTTGGCGGAGCTCGGCGAGCGCAAGCTCTTGCTGCACGAGGAGCTCTACCGCCACGACTACCCATTCTGCTGGCGCTCGGACGAAGACCCGCTGATCCAGATGGCGCGCCCGGCGTGGTTCATCCGCACCACCGAGCGCCTCGCCGACGCCATGGCCGACAACCAGGCCGTGAGCTGGCTGCCGGAGCACCTGAAAGAGGGGCGCTTCGGCGACTTTCTCCGCAACAACGTGGACTGGGCGCTGTCCCGCGAGCGCTTCTGGGGCACGCCGCTCAACATCTGGGTGTGCAGCGCCGACGCGGAGCACAAACACGCGCCGAGCAGCGTGGCGCAGATCGAGCAGCTCAATCCCGTCGCCTTCAAGCACTTCTACGAAGCGAAGAAGCTCGACCCGACCCTGAGCCCGCACCTGATCGTGCACAAACCCTGGATCGACCAGGTCGTATTTCCGTGCCCGACTTGCGGCGCCGAGATGCGCCGGGTGACCGAGGTCATCGACTGCTGGTTCGACTCGGGGTGCATGCCGTTTGCGCAGTGGGGCTTCCCCCACGCCGAAGGCTCGGTCGCCAAGTTCGACGACGCCTTCCCGGCGGACTTCATCTCCGAGGCCATCGATCAGACCCGCGGCTGGTTCTACTCGTTGCTGATGATCTCGGCGCTGGTGTTCGATGAGCCCACTCAGAAGAAGCTCGGGCTCTCCGCCGTGCGCGGCTTCCCGCACCCCTACAAACACTGCATCGTGCTCGGCCACGTCTGTGACAAAGAGGGCAAGAAAGAGAGCAAGAGCCGCGGCAACTACACCCCGCCGGAGATCATCCTGGACCGGGTGCGCATGGAGTTCGGCGTGCTCGCCGAGGCCCACGGCGCAGTGGCGGCGGACGGTGAGGCGCTGATCGCTCGAGAAGATCTCGAAGGCATGGATCTGGCGGACGGGGCCAAGGTCGTCGTCTACCGCGCGGACGCCCCGAACGACAAACGCAGCGTCACGCTCAAGGCGCAGAAAAAATTGCCGCGCCGGGTGGTGCTCTTGTCACAAGGCGACCGCGCGGCGCTGGGTGCCGAGCCGATCCGGACCGGCTTGCAGACGATGCCGGTCGAGGTCCCGCGCGCGGTCAGTGCCGAGCGCGTGATGATCGAAGACGAGAGCACGCCCGCGCCCGGCGCCGATGCGTTCCGCTGGTTCTTCTACGCCGCCAGCCCACCCTGGTCGAACACGCGCCACAGCCTGTCGAACGTGCGTCTTCTGCAGAAGGACTTCCACGTCAAGCTCAGGAACGTCTATTCGTTCTTCACCATCTACGCGAACATCGACGGCTGGCGTGCGACGAACCCAGCTCACGCGGGGCGGCCGCCGGCCGAGCGCTGTCTGCTCGATCGCTGGATGCTGTCCGAGGTCGCGCTGACGGTGCGGGACGTGCGCGCCGCGCTCGACGAGTACCTGTCGTACGACGCCGCGATGCGCCTGGTCGAGCTGGTCGAGGCGCTGTCCAACTGGTACGTGCGCCGCAGCCGGCCGCGCTTCTGGGCCAAGGGGCTCGAGGCCGACAAGTGTGATGCCTACGCGACGCTGTATCAGGCGCTCACCACCCTGGCCGAGCTGTCGGCGCCGTTCGTGCCGTTTTTCAGCGAAGAAATCTACCAGAACCTGGTGGTGCGGGCGGGCGTCGTCGGCGCCAAGGAGAGCGTGCACTTCGCCGATTACCCGGTGCCGGAGCCCTCGACCATCGACGCGGCGTTGGCGCGCGAGATGGCGCTGGTGCGGCAGGTCGTGAGCCTGGGCCACACGGCGCGCACCGCCAACAAACTCAAGGTGCGTCAGCCGCTGTCGCGCGCCGACGTGGTGTTCAACGACAAGGACGCGCTCGGGCGCCTCGAGAGCCATCGCTCGCTGGTGGCCGAGGAGCTAAACGTGCACGACGTGCGCTTCATGTTCCCGGGGCACGAGCAGGGTGCGGTCAGCTTCAAGCTCAAGCCCAACTTCCGCACGCTGGGTCCGCGGCTCGGCAAACGCGTGCAAGAGGTGAAGAAGGCGCTCGACGGTCTGGATGGCTCGACGTTGTTCGCCGAGCTCAGCAGCGCCGGCAAGATCAGCCTCGAGCTGGACGGGGAGAGGCTCGACTTCTCGCCGGAAGAGATCGAGGTGAGTGTGTCCGCCGCCGAGGGTTTTGCCGCGGAGACCGGCAAGGTCGGGGTCGTCGTCCTGCACACGACGCTGACCCCGGAGCTGCTCGACGAGGGGCTCTTGCGCGAGCTGGTGAGTCGCGTGCAGGCGGCCCGCAAGGAGCTCGGGCTCGAGTTCACCGACCGCGTCGGTCTGGGCGTCTACGGCAGCGAGCGAGTGGTGCGGATCGCCCAGGCGAGCTGTGCGCATCTGGAGTCCGAGTGCCTGGCCGAAGAGCTCGCGGTTGGCGCGCCCGAGGCCCGGCCCGCGTCCGCCAAGGAGCTCTCGATCGGCGAAGAAACCCTGTGGCTGAGCGTAGCGCGGCGGTGA
- the cyaY gene encoding iron donor protein CyaY: MTQLSELEYEERAVPELRALIDAFDRLELDGVEAELSSDILTLDYGAGGKHVLNSHRAARQIWMAAERHAWHFDWDAERSAWIAHKTGDELWATIARVVGEKLGRPVKLR, from the coding sequence GTGACCCAGCTCTCGGAGCTCGAATACGAAGAGCGCGCAGTTCCTGAGCTGCGCGCTCTCATCGATGCCTTCGATCGGCTCGAGCTCGACGGAGTCGAGGCCGAGCTCTCGAGCGACATCCTGACGCTCGACTACGGCGCGGGCGGAAAACACGTGTTGAACTCCCACCGCGCGGCGCGCCAGATCTGGATGGCCGCCGAGCGGCACGCCTGGCATTTCGACTGGGACGCCGAGCGAAGCGCCTGGATCGCCCACAAGACCGGCGACGAGCTGTGGGCGACGATCGCGCGAGTGGTCGGCGAAAAACTCGGGCGCCCGGTCAAGCTCCGCTGA
- a CDS encoding HNH endonuclease, which translates to MPLLSSVSDLELRERLSAAVSTERAASTDVVFHLAELDRRKLYLEDACSSLFAYCVERLGYSEDGANKRVRVARLAQRFPQILDELASGNVHLTGLFLLSRHLTEDNVEQLLAEARGKSKRQLEELIARWSPQPDVPTTLTTMAPEPAQTELSTVSGAGNSVPAPRPSMHRARLEPLSPTTVRLELTARVELRDKLEQARNLLSHEVPSGDLATLLELGLDLLIAAAIQRRSGAGKPRKRRETKPGSRHVPVDVQRAVRERDADRCTFRDAEGRRCSETRFLTIEHIVPFAKGGPTTVENCCLLCSAHNSYRARQVFGDEHIQNEIAGARARREAIRMPAVPSAPPTPPVPPPAVAAELEVFEKVRSALVLSGFKRAQARHAVEQVRLRGVEPRVEPLLRAAVAVLTP; encoded by the coding sequence ATGCCTCTCCTCTCTTCGGTCTCCGATCTCGAGCTCCGCGAACGCCTCTCGGCTGCCGTCAGCACCGAGCGCGCTGCATCGACGGACGTCGTCTTTCACCTGGCGGAGCTCGACCGCCGTAAGCTCTATCTTGAGGATGCCTGCTCGTCGCTCTTCGCGTACTGCGTGGAGCGCCTGGGGTACTCCGAGGACGGCGCCAACAAGCGCGTGCGCGTTGCCCGCCTGGCACAGCGCTTTCCTCAGATCCTCGACGAGCTCGCGTCCGGCAACGTGCACCTGACTGGGCTGTTCCTCCTCTCCAGGCACCTCACGGAGGACAACGTCGAGCAGCTCCTCGCCGAGGCTCGAGGGAAGTCGAAGCGTCAGCTCGAAGAGCTCATCGCCCGCTGGTCTCCGCAGCCGGACGTGCCGACCACCTTGACCACGATGGCGCCCGAGCCCGCGCAGACGGAGTTATCAACAGTGTCCGGGGCAGGTAACTCCGTGCCAGCGCCTCGGCCCTCGATGCATCGTGCTCGTCTCGAGCCCCTCTCGCCGACGACTGTTCGGCTGGAGCTCACCGCCCGCGTCGAGCTCCGCGACAAGCTCGAGCAAGCCCGGAACCTGCTCAGCCACGAAGTCCCCAGCGGCGACCTGGCGACGCTCCTCGAGCTCGGCCTAGACCTGCTGATCGCGGCCGCGATCCAACGTCGCTCGGGCGCGGGCAAGCCGCGCAAGCGTCGCGAGACGAAGCCGGGCTCGCGGCACGTGCCCGTCGACGTCCAGCGCGCCGTCCGGGAGCGGGACGCTGACCGGTGCACCTTCCGCGATGCTGAGGGGCGTCGCTGTTCGGAGACCCGCTTCTTGACCATCGAGCACATCGTTCCCTTCGCGAAGGGCGGACCGACCACCGTGGAAAACTGCTGCCTGCTCTGCTCGGCTCACAACTCGTACCGAGCGCGACAGGTGTTCGGCGACGAGCACATCCAGAACGAGATCGCGGGGGCTCGAGCTCGCCGCGAAGCGATCCGCATGCCTGCGGTACCGTCCGCGCCGCCAACGCCGCCGGTGCCGCCGCCTGCGGTCGCGGCCGAGCTCGAAGTGTTCGAGAAGGTGCGCTCGGCGCTGGTGCTCTCGGGGTTCAAGCGGGCCCAGGCACGGCACGCTGTCGAGCAGGTGCGACTGCGAGGCGTCGAGCCTCGGGTCGAACCCCTGCTTCGCGCCGCGGTCGCCGTGCTCACGCCCTGA
- a CDS encoding thiamine phosphate synthase encodes MARAGSVLVQLREPALGARELLAFGRTLAALAREQGQWFGVNDRMDVARLLDADGLHLGDASVEVADARRLLPEVFVSRSWHAGAPAPGGVDAVLVSPIFEGRHGRSARGVGVLGAGAGAGAGRVRVRVRVRVRVRVRVRVRVRVRVRVRVRGGGGGALCYALGGVNADNAASALDAGAHGVAVIGAVLDHDDPGALLDALGIGRR; translated from the coding sequence ATGGCGCGCGCGGGCAGTGTGCTCGTGCAGTTGCGGGAGCCGGCGCTCGGGGCTCGCGAGCTCCTGGCGTTCGGGCGCACGCTGGCTGCGCTCGCGCGTGAGCAGGGCCAGTGGTTCGGCGTGAACGATCGGATGGACGTTGCGCGACTGCTGGACGCCGACGGGTTGCACCTGGGGGATGCCAGCGTGGAGGTGGCCGATGCGCGGCGGCTGTTGCCGGAGGTTTTTGTTTCGCGGTCGTGGCATGCGGGGGCGCCGGCGCCGGGTGGGGTGGACGCGGTGCTCGTGTCGCCGATCTTCGAGGGGCGGCATGGGAGGTCGGCGCGGGGGGTTGGGGTGCTGGGAGCCGGTGCGGGTGCGGGGGCGGGACGGGTGCGGGTGCGGGTGCGGGTGCGGGTGCGGGTGCGGGTGCGGGTGCGGGTGCGGGTGCGGGTGCGGGTGCGGGTGCGGGTGCGGGGCGGGGGGGGGGGGGCGCTTTGTTATGCGCTGGGTGGCGTGAACGCTGACAACGCGGCGTCGGCGCTCGATGCGGGTGCGCATGGCGTTGCGGTGATTGGGGCGGTGTTGGATCACGACGACCCGGGCGCGCTGCTCGATGCGCTGGGGATCGGCCGCAGGTAG
- a CDS encoding MFS transporter, with product MSVEPLSPYQKRLFAFLSVATFFEGYDFMALTQILPNLRASLGLDETQAGFMVGFINLGTVLAYFLVRKADRWGRRRVLTVTIAGYTAFTFASGLAPNIWAFAAFQMVARIFLLAEWAISSVIAAEEFPAKRRGMVIGVISASGSLGSVMCAGLVPLLLKAPWGWRTVYFVGIVPLLVLAFARRSLRETKRFEEQVHSENARPLVYIWRTPYKKRVVELGLIWLLTYVCTQTSVTFWKEFAVGERGMTDGQVGLAITIAALVAMPLVFLSGKMLDVVGRRGGAFGIYGLTALGVFLAYTLDNRWALTGALMLGIYGASAFLPVMNAYTTELFPTDLRADAFAWSNNLIGRIGYVASPALVGWFAHRVGWGSAVRVTALFPLLALALILWLLPETRNRELEETAKL from the coding sequence ATGTCCGTCGAGCCCCTGAGCCCGTATCAGAAACGGCTGTTTGCGTTCCTGAGCGTGGCGACCTTCTTCGAGGGCTACGACTTCATGGCGCTGACGCAGATCCTGCCGAACCTGCGGGCGTCCCTCGGCCTCGACGAGACCCAGGCCGGGTTCATGGTGGGTTTCATCAACCTCGGCACGGTGCTCGCCTATTTCCTGGTGCGGAAGGCGGACCGCTGGGGGCGGCGTCGCGTCCTGACCGTGACCATCGCGGGTTACACCGCCTTCACGTTTGCCAGCGGGCTCGCGCCGAACATCTGGGCGTTCGCCGCGTTCCAGATGGTCGCGCGCATCTTCTTGCTCGCCGAGTGGGCCATCAGCAGCGTGATCGCCGCCGAGGAATTCCCGGCCAAGCGCCGCGGCATGGTGATCGGGGTGATCAGCGCCTCGGGCAGCCTCGGCTCCGTGATGTGCGCCGGGCTCGTGCCGCTGCTTTTGAAGGCTCCGTGGGGTTGGCGCACCGTATACTTCGTGGGCATCGTGCCGCTCCTGGTCCTGGCCTTTGCGCGCCGCAGCCTGCGCGAGACCAAACGCTTCGAGGAGCAGGTGCACAGCGAGAACGCCCGGCCGCTCGTGTACATCTGGCGGACGCCGTACAAGAAGCGCGTGGTCGAGCTGGGGCTGATCTGGCTTCTGACCTACGTGTGCACGCAGACCAGCGTGACCTTCTGGAAGGAGTTCGCGGTCGGCGAGCGCGGCATGACGGACGGGCAGGTCGGTCTTGCCATCACGATCGCCGCGCTGGTGGCCATGCCGCTGGTGTTCTTGTCGGGCAAGATGCTGGACGTCGTGGGCCGGCGGGGTGGCGCCTTTGGCATCTATGGCCTGACGGCGCTCGGGGTGTTTCTGGCCTACACGCTGGACAATCGCTGGGCGCTGACCGGCGCGCTGATGCTCGGCATCTACGGCGCGAGCGCGTTCTTGCCGGTGATGAACGCCTACACCACCGAGCTCTTTCCGACCGATCTCCGGGCGGACGCCTTTGCCTGGAGCAACAACCTGATCGGTCGCATCGGCTACGTGGCCTCGCCGGCGCTGGTCGGTTGGTTTGCGCACCGGGTGGGCTGGGGAAGCGCGGTGCGGGTCACGGCGTTGTTCCCGCTGTTGGCCCTGGCACTCATCCTCTGGCTGTTGCCCGAGACGCGCAATCGCGAGCTCGAGGAGACGGCGAAGCTGTGA
- the vanZ gene encoding VanZ family protein yields MTPVDASTARGGGFFMHVVPALLYTFAIFYGGMSHPPSLDGANVVGMDKVLHACAFGFMQLVVLRAVRYEGSKLSFSGQNRLAFVLVCAVGGILELVQMTTTYRSAELLDFVADAIGAGIVAALVEWRFRRQEACAVPPEPER; encoded by the coding sequence GTGACCCCCGTCGATGCGTCGACCGCGCGTGGTGGCGGATTCTTCATGCACGTCGTGCCGGCGCTGCTCTACACGTTCGCGATCTTCTATGGAGGCATGTCGCACCCTCCCTCGCTGGACGGTGCGAACGTCGTTGGCATGGACAAGGTGCTGCATGCCTGCGCGTTCGGGTTCATGCAGCTCGTGGTGCTGCGCGCGGTGCGGTACGAGGGCTCGAAGCTGAGTTTTTCGGGGCAGAACCGGCTGGCTTTTGTGCTCGTGTGCGCGGTCGGGGGGATCCTGGAGCTGGTGCAGATGACCACGACCTATCGTTCGGCGGAGCTGCTCGACTTCGTCGCCGACGCCATCGGCGCCGGGATCGTGGCGGCGCTGGTCGAGTGGCGGTTTCGGCGACAGGAAGCTTGCGCGGTCCCGCCGGAACCGGAAAGATGA